One window of the Conexibacter sp. SYSU D00693 genome contains the following:
- a CDS encoding RNA methyltransferase yields MITSHHNPLLKEIRRLGARRGEGRFLAEGEDLLAAADAAGWTPVHRLTAGVDVEADALAKVSTLGSGTRALAVYEERWAPAPAGPLCVCLWGLKDPGNVGTVLRAALAFGASSVAIGPQTADPYAPKAVRASMGAVFGLPLARVADVGALPGETVALAARRGDVLRGPAAGDVSVVVGAERDGLPADVLAACDRAAHIPIQSESLNAAMAATVALYELTARFHAQ; encoded by the coding sequence GTGATCACCAGCCACCACAACCCGCTGCTCAAGGAGATCCGCCGGCTCGGCGCGCGCCGCGGCGAAGGCCGCTTCCTGGCCGAGGGCGAGGACCTGCTCGCGGCGGCCGACGCGGCGGGGTGGACGCCGGTGCACCGGCTCACCGCGGGCGTCGACGTCGAGGCCGACGCGCTGGCGAAGGTCTCGACCCTGGGCAGCGGGACCCGCGCGCTGGCGGTCTACGAGGAGCGCTGGGCGCCCGCGCCCGCCGGTCCGCTGTGCGTGTGCCTGTGGGGCCTGAAGGACCCGGGCAACGTCGGGACGGTCCTGCGCGCGGCGCTGGCCTTCGGCGCCTCGTCGGTGGCGATCGGCCCGCAGACCGCCGACCCCTACGCGCCCAAGGCCGTGCGCGCCTCCATGGGCGCCGTCTTCGGCCTGCCGCTGGCCCGCGTCGCGGATGTCGGTGCGCTTCCGGGCGAGACCGTCGCGCTCGCCGCGCGCCGGGGCGACGTCCTGCGCGGCCCGGCCGCCGGCGACGTCTCGGTGGTGGTCGGCGCCGAGCGCGACGGGCTGCCCGCCGACGTCCTCGCCGCGTGCGACCGCGCCGCCCACATCCCCATCCAGTCGGAGTCGCTCAACGCCGCCATGGCCGCCACCGTCGCCCTCTACGAGCTGACAGCTAGGTTCCACGCCCAGTGA
- the rplT gene encoding 50S ribosomal protein L20, which yields MTRVKRAVNAKKKRRKTLDRAKGFRGEANSNYKRAKEAVMKAESYAYRDRRNRKRDFRRLWITRINAAARLNGLSYGQFMHGLKLAGIELDRKVLADIAVRDPETFRRFADAAREASAAAA from the coding sequence GTGACCCGCGTCAAGCGCGCCGTCAACGCGAAGAAGAAGCGCCGGAAGACCCTCGATCGCGCGAAGGGCTTCCGCGGCGAGGCGAACTCCAACTACAAGCGGGCGAAGGAGGCGGTCATGAAGGCCGAGTCCTACGCCTACCGCGACCGCCGCAACCGCAAGCGCGACTTCCGTCGCCTGTGGATCACGCGCATCAACGCCGCCGCCCGCCTGAACGGCCTGTCCTACGGCCAGTTCATGCACGGCCTGAAGCTCGCCGGCATCGAGCTCGACCGCAAGGTGCTGGCCGACATCGCCGTGCGCGACCCCGAGACCTTCCGCCGATTCGCCGACGCCGCCCGTGAGGCGTCGGCTGCCGCCGCGTAG
- the argB gene encoding acetylglutamate kinase yields MRDVGTLLEALPYIREFHGRTVVIKYGGAAMDDPRLREEFARDVVLLKYVGLNPVVVHGGGPDITQYMERLDMPVQFVGGLRVSDEPTVEVAKMVLVGKVNKDIVLRINRHGQAAVGICGDDGRLFQVETTTAPGGQDVGLVGRITRVDVKLLHHISQDYIPVIASVGADREGRSHNVNADEAAGAVARALRAYKVVFLTDVAGWLRDPSDLESVVSEARADEVEDALPSISGGMRPKLQACVDAIHGGVTYAHIVDGRVEHSLLLELFTDAGIGTKIRAAS; encoded by the coding sequence ATGCGCGACGTCGGAACGCTCCTCGAGGCCCTGCCCTACATCCGGGAGTTCCACGGCCGCACCGTCGTCATCAAGTACGGCGGCGCGGCGATGGACGACCCGCGCCTGCGCGAGGAGTTCGCCCGCGACGTCGTGCTCCTGAAGTACGTCGGGCTCAACCCGGTCGTCGTCCACGGCGGCGGGCCCGACATCACGCAGTACATGGAGCGCCTCGACATGCCGGTGCAGTTCGTCGGTGGCCTGCGGGTCAGCGACGAGCCGACGGTCGAGGTCGCCAAGATGGTCCTCGTCGGCAAGGTCAACAAGGACATCGTCCTGCGCATCAACCGCCACGGCCAGGCGGCCGTCGGGATCTGCGGCGACGACGGCCGGCTCTTCCAGGTCGAGACGACGACGGCGCCGGGCGGGCAGGACGTCGGCCTCGTCGGGCGCATCACCCGCGTCGACGTCAAGCTCCTGCACCACATCTCCCAGGACTACATCCCGGTCATCGCGTCGGTCGGCGCCGACCGGGAGGGGCGCTCGCACAACGTCAACGCCGACGAGGCGGCGGGCGCCGTCGCCCGCGCGCTGCGCGCCTACAAGGTGGTCTTCCTCACCGACGTCGCGGGCTGGCTGCGCGACCCGTCGGACCTCGAGAGCGTCGTGAGCGAGGCGCGCGCCGACGAGGTCGAGGACGCGCTGCCGTCGATCTCCGGCGGCATGCGCCCCAAGCTCCAGGCCTGCGTCGACGCCATCCACGGCGGCGTGACCTACGCGCACATCGTCGACGGCCGCGTCGAGCACTCCCTGCTGCTCGAGCTGTTCACCGACGCCGGCATCGGCACGAAGATCCGGGCCGCGTCGTAG
- a CDS encoding O-acetyl-ADP-ribose deacetylase: MELTVLRGDITTDDAADAIVNAANSSLLGGGGVDGAIHRAAGPQLLEECRTLGGCPTGDAKVTRGYRLPAAWVIHTVGPVWHGGADGEDEALASCYRRCIELAAEHGCRTVAFPAISTGVYGFPADRAAAIAVRTLREAAAEHGVVEAVHLWAFDARAEGVLRDALAAAG, from the coding sequence ATGGAGCTGACCGTCCTGCGCGGCGACATCACCACCGACGACGCGGCCGACGCGATCGTCAACGCGGCCAACTCGAGCCTCCTCGGCGGGGGCGGCGTGGACGGCGCGATCCACCGCGCCGCGGGACCCCAGCTGCTCGAGGAGTGCCGGACGCTGGGCGGCTGTCCCACCGGCGACGCGAAGGTCACGCGCGGCTACCGGCTGCCGGCCGCCTGGGTGATCCACACCGTCGGCCCCGTGTGGCACGGCGGCGCCGACGGCGAGGACGAGGCGCTCGCGTCGTGCTACCGGCGCTGCATCGAGCTCGCGGCCGAGCACGGCTGCCGGACTGTCGCCTTCCCGGCGATCTCGACCGGCGTGTACGGCTTCCCCGCCGACCGGGCCGCGGCCATCGCGGTGCGCACGCTGCGCGAGGCGGCCGCCGAGCACGGCGTCGTCGAGGCCGTGCACCTCTGGGCCTTCGACGCGCGCGCCGAGGGCGTGCTACGCGACGCGCTCGCGGCGGCCGGCTAG
- the argC gene encoding N-acetyl-gamma-glutamyl-phosphate reductase encodes MADGPKVLVAGASGFAGALAARLVDRHPWFALGPVTSRSDVGTRLDALYPHHRVTRELEELDLDRHAADVGAAIVAYPHGASAPVVRELRERGVKVVDLSADFRLKDQAVYEQWYVEHPAPELLPEAVYGLPELHREELRGASLVACPGCFPTAAILALAPLSGRIEDVVIDAKTGISGAGRAATARTHFVSVDENVTPYGVGHHRHMPEIDQEVDAQRPVTFTPHLVPLDQGELVSCYAITDEALSQDELRGLYEARYGGERFVELVDRPPGVRQVRETNFCAIQVHADPRTGKAMVFAAIDNLWKGTASQALQCLNLMFGRPEDEGLLG; translated from the coding sequence GTGGCTGACGGCCCGAAGGTCCTCGTCGCCGGCGCCTCGGGCTTCGCCGGCGCGCTCGCCGCACGGCTCGTCGACCGCCACCCGTGGTTCGCCCTCGGGCCCGTGACGTCGCGCAGCGACGTCGGCACGCGCCTGGACGCCCTGTACCCGCATCACCGCGTGACCCGCGAGCTCGAGGAGCTCGACCTCGACCGCCACGCCGCGGACGTCGGCGCGGCGATCGTCGCCTACCCGCACGGCGCCTCCGCGCCCGTGGTCCGCGAGCTGCGCGAGCGCGGCGTGAAGGTCGTCGACCTGAGCGCCGACTTCCGCCTCAAGGACCAGGCGGTCTACGAGCAGTGGTACGTCGAGCACCCCGCGCCCGAGCTGCTGCCCGAGGCGGTCTACGGCCTGCCCGAGCTGCATCGCGAGGAGCTGCGGGGCGCGTCGCTCGTCGCCTGCCCCGGCTGCTTCCCGACCGCCGCGATCCTCGCCCTCGCGCCGCTCAGCGGACGCATCGAGGACGTGGTCATCGACGCGAAGACGGGCATCAGCGGCGCCGGCCGCGCCGCCACGGCGCGCACGCACTTCGTGAGCGTCGACGAGAACGTCACGCCCTACGGCGTCGGCCACCACCGCCACATGCCGGAGATCGACCAGGAGGTCGACGCGCAGCGGCCGGTGACCTTCACGCCGCACCTCGTCCCGCTGGACCAGGGCGAGCTGGTCTCCTGCTACGCGATCACCGACGAGGCGCTGTCCCAGGACGAGCTGCGCGGGCTGTACGAGGCCCGCTACGGCGGCGAGCGCTTCGTCGAGCTCGTCGACCGTCCACCCGGGGTGCGCCAGGTCCGCGAGACGAACTTCTGCGCGATCCAGGTCCACGCCGACCCGCGCACCGGCAAGGCGATGGTCTTCGCGGCCATCGACAACCTCTGGAAGGGCACGGCGTCGCAGGCGCTGCAGTGCCTGAACCTCATGTTCGGCCGGCCCGAGGACGAGGGGCTGCTCGGATGA
- the pheT gene encoding phenylalanine--tRNA ligase subunit beta, which yields MKVPMQWLRDHVDPQLELRELVRRLDLTGTAVDAIEHHGVRAEEHFVVGKVLSAEQHPDADRLRVCQVDVGEAEPQTIVCGAPNVAAGQTVPVARPGAVMPNGMQLGVAKLRGVESNGMICSEDELAIGSSHQGIMVLDDALAAGTPLADVLPISTDVLEFEITPNRPDCLAVYGIAREVAAVSDAPLGPEPWLEDPHGPPPGEIEGFEVRVEVPERCPRFTARLFEDVTVGESPAWLKARLSAAGMRPINDVVDITNYVMLLTGQPLHAFDADRIAGGVLVVRRAGDGEAMTTLDDVQRTLDSDMTLIADGDGPTSIAGIMGGQRSEVQDDTTRVLLEVAAWDGPAINRTMARLQLRSEAGARFEKSLPTEATMWAQAVATTLLVELCGARVVGGTIDVQAPGALPEAPVLRLRDARTTSLLGVAVPRERATAVLETLGFGVAQADDGLDVTIPPHRRNDVTREADLVEEVGRLAALEDLPATLPANRTGLAATLTHAQRLRRRAADALVGRGAHEVVGWSFTSPDVGDRLGLPEHDHRRSVVRLENPMSEEQAVLRTTLLGSLLDVAQHNGARGLSPRALFEEGAVYFPRETSAGGPNVGGPEDETPGLTEGGGAGPVFEVHALGALVQGDVFAAKALLEAVGRAVRVRIEVEQSSDEPFLHPGRAARVLAGPLREGPDAETLLTPVGWLGEVHPTVAARWDLAQVGAFEVDLDAVLAHAAAAPQFADLTTFPEVRQDLSFLLDADTPAREVERAVRRAGGDLLAGADVYDWYAGQGIPEGKRSLTLALAFRARDRTLTDDDVAPVRERIVAAVAADLGGELRGG from the coding sequence ATGAAGGTCCCGATGCAGTGGCTCCGCGACCACGTCGACCCGCAGCTCGAGCTGCGCGAGCTGGTCCGCCGCCTCGACCTCACGGGCACCGCCGTCGACGCGATCGAGCACCACGGCGTGCGCGCCGAGGAGCACTTCGTGGTCGGCAAGGTGCTCAGCGCCGAGCAGCACCCGGACGCCGACCGCCTGCGCGTCTGCCAGGTCGACGTCGGCGAGGCCGAGCCGCAGACCATCGTCTGCGGCGCCCCGAACGTCGCCGCGGGCCAGACCGTCCCCGTGGCGCGGCCCGGCGCGGTCATGCCCAACGGCATGCAGCTCGGGGTCGCCAAGCTCCGCGGCGTCGAGTCCAACGGGATGATCTGCTCCGAGGACGAGCTCGCGATCGGCTCCTCGCACCAGGGGATCATGGTCCTCGACGACGCGCTCGCGGCCGGCACGCCGCTGGCCGACGTCCTGCCGATCTCGACCGACGTCCTCGAGTTCGAGATCACGCCCAACCGGCCCGACTGCCTGGCCGTCTACGGCATCGCCCGCGAGGTGGCGGCGGTCAGCGACGCCCCCCTCGGACCCGAGCCCTGGCTCGAGGACCCGCACGGCCCGCCCCCGGGCGAGATCGAGGGCTTCGAGGTCCGCGTCGAGGTGCCCGAGCGCTGCCCGCGCTTCACCGCGCGGCTCTTCGAGGACGTGACGGTCGGCGAGTCGCCCGCGTGGCTCAAGGCGCGGCTGTCGGCGGCGGGCATGCGGCCGATCAACGACGTCGTCGACATCACGAACTACGTGATGCTGCTGACGGGCCAGCCGCTGCACGCCTTCGACGCCGACCGCATCGCCGGCGGCGTGCTCGTCGTGCGCCGCGCCGGCGACGGCGAGGCGATGACGACGCTCGACGACGTGCAGCGCACGCTGGACAGCGACATGACGCTCATCGCCGACGGCGACGGGCCCACCTCCATCGCCGGGATCATGGGCGGCCAGCGCTCCGAGGTGCAGGACGACACCACGCGCGTCCTGCTCGAGGTCGCCGCCTGGGACGGCCCGGCGATCAACCGCACGATGGCCCGGCTGCAGCTGCGCTCCGAGGCGGGTGCGCGCTTCGAGAAGTCGCTGCCCACCGAGGCGACGATGTGGGCCCAGGCGGTGGCGACGACGCTGCTGGTCGAGCTCTGCGGCGCCCGCGTGGTCGGGGGCACCATCGACGTCCAGGCCCCCGGCGCGCTGCCCGAGGCGCCGGTCCTGCGGCTGCGCGACGCGCGCACGACGTCGCTGCTCGGCGTCGCGGTCCCGCGCGAGCGGGCGACCGCGGTGCTCGAGACGCTCGGCTTCGGCGTCGCGCAGGCCGACGACGGCCTCGACGTCACGATCCCGCCCCACCGGCGCAACGACGTCACGCGCGAGGCCGACCTGGTCGAGGAGGTCGGGCGCCTGGCGGCGCTGGAGGACCTGCCGGCCACGTTGCCGGCCAACCGCACCGGCCTGGCCGCCACGCTCACGCACGCCCAGCGCCTGCGCCGCCGGGCCGCCGACGCGCTCGTCGGCCGCGGCGCGCACGAGGTGGTCGGGTGGTCGTTCACCTCGCCCGACGTGGGCGACCGCCTCGGGCTGCCCGAGCACGACCACCGCCGGTCCGTGGTGCGCCTCGAGAACCCGATGAGCGAGGAGCAGGCCGTCCTGCGCACGACGCTCCTGGGCTCGCTGCTCGACGTCGCCCAGCACAACGGCGCGCGCGGGCTCTCCCCGCGGGCGCTGTTCGAAGAGGGCGCGGTGTACTTCCCGCGCGAGACGTCGGCCGGAGGCCCGAACGTGGGAGGGCCGGAGGACGAAACCCCTGGTCTCACCGAGGGCGGAGGGGCCGGCCCCGTCTTCGAGGTCCACGCGCTCGGCGCGCTCGTCCAGGGCGACGTCTTCGCCGCCAAGGCGCTGCTCGAGGCCGTCGGGCGTGCGGTGCGCGTGCGCATCGAGGTCGAGCAGTCCTCCGACGAGCCGTTCCTCCATCCCGGCCGCGCCGCGCGCGTGCTGGCCGGTCCGTTGCGCGAGGGCCCCGACGCCGAGACCCTCCTGACGCCCGTCGGGTGGCTGGGCGAGGTCCACCCGACCGTGGCCGCGCGGTGGGACCTCGCGCAGGTCGGCGCCTTCGAGGTCGACCTCGACGCGGTGCTCGCCCACGCCGCCGCGGCGCCGCAGTTCGCCGACCTCACGACGTTCCCGGAGGTCCGTCAGGACCTGTCGTTCCTCCTGGACGCCGACACCCCGGCGCGCGAGGTCGAGCGGGCGGTGCGCCGCGCCGGCGGCGACCTGCTGGCCGGCGCCGACGTCTACGACTGGTACGCCGGCCAGGGCATCCCGGAGGGCAAGCGCTCCCTGACGCTGGCGCTCGCCTTCCGCGCGCGGGACCGCACCCTCACCGACGACGACGTCGCGCCGGTGCGCGAGCGCATCGTCGCCGCGGTCGCCGCCGACCTGGGTGGGGAGCTGCGGGGTGGCTGA
- the pheS gene encoding phenylalanine--tRNA ligase subunit alpha: MTVLDRIEELQGEALAAIDQAADTAALEELRVRFLGRKAELPNLLRGVAELPPQERGAVGKAANVARKTVEERLQAATERLAQAELDARLAADRVDVTLPGRPVEPTGTLHLLTAVRREIEDVFLGLGFTVMEGPEVDTVHYNFDALNHDPAHPARARTDTFYVRDDVVLRTHTSPMQVRAMEAQPPPIAIIVPGRVYRRDSDATHTPQFHQVEGLWVDEGITLADLKGVLLAFCRAIFGTEREVRLRGHFFPFTEPSVEVDVSCFNCARDGSPCRVCKGTGWLEILGAGMVDPNVLAGVPGGAYDPEQVQGFAFGMGIERIAMLKHGIPDLRLYYDNDLRFLRQFG; this comes from the coding sequence GTGACCGTCCTCGACCGCATCGAAGAGCTTCAGGGCGAGGCCCTGGCCGCCATCGACCAGGCCGCCGACACCGCCGCGCTCGAAGAGCTGCGCGTGCGCTTCCTGGGCCGCAAGGCGGAGCTGCCCAACCTCCTGCGCGGCGTCGCCGAGCTGCCCCCGCAGGAGCGCGGCGCCGTCGGCAAGGCGGCCAACGTCGCGCGCAAGACCGTCGAGGAGCGCCTGCAGGCGGCGACCGAGCGCCTCGCGCAGGCCGAGCTCGACGCACGCCTGGCGGCCGACCGCGTCGACGTGACGCTTCCCGGCCGCCCGGTCGAGCCGACGGGGACGCTGCATCTGCTGACCGCGGTGCGCCGCGAGATCGAGGACGTCTTCCTGGGCCTGGGCTTCACGGTGATGGAGGGCCCCGAGGTGGACACCGTCCACTACAACTTCGACGCGCTCAACCACGACCCCGCCCACCCCGCGCGGGCGCGCACGGACACGTTCTACGTGCGCGACGACGTCGTCCTGCGCACCCACACCTCGCCGATGCAGGTGCGCGCGATGGAGGCCCAGCCGCCGCCGATCGCGATCATCGTCCCGGGCCGCGTCTACCGGCGCGACAGCGACGCCACGCACACGCCGCAGTTCCACCAGGTCGAGGGCCTGTGGGTCGACGAGGGCATCACCCTGGCCGACCTCAAGGGCGTCCTGCTGGCCTTCTGCCGCGCGATCTTCGGCACGGAGCGCGAGGTGCGCCTGCGCGGGCACTTCTTCCCGTTCACCGAGCCGTCGGTCGAGGTCGACGTCTCCTGCTTCAACTGCGCGCGCGACGGCTCGCCGTGCCGGGTGTGCAAGGGCACCGGCTGGCTGGAGATCCTCGGGGCGGGCATGGTCGACCCCAACGTCCTGGCCGGCGTGCCGGGCGGCGCCTACGACCCCGAGCAGGTGCAGGGGTTCGCCTTCGGCATGGGCATCGAGCGCATCGCGATGCTCAAGCACGGCATCCCGGACCTGCGCCTGTACTACGACAACGACCTGCGCTTCCTGCGCCAGTTCGGGTGA
- a CDS encoding aspartate aminotransferase family protein encodes MAINDDFLTANYARHPVELVRGEGARLWDAADAEYLDFLSGISVSNVGHCHPQVVAAIQEQSQRLLHVGNLFYTDPMVRLAERLAKGSLGGKVFFTNSGAEAVEAALKLARKNRRGGEVISFHGAFHGRTYGALSATPQESKQAPFAPLVPGFRAIPPTVEAIRHAVTDDTAAVVIEPVQGETGVRPIPVEVLRAAREACDVTGAALVFDEIQAGLGRCGSLWCWQQVGVEPDLLLTAKALAGGLPIGALITGPGLADVFEPGDHGSTFAGGPLVCAAAHAALDVLEDEALHARVRALGERLRAALRELPGAKDVRGLGLMNAFDLEAGGAPELVRRAVVEQRLLLNATGPDTVRLLPPLVVSEEQVDDAVGRLRALLA; translated from the coding sequence ATGGCCATCAACGACGACTTCCTCACCGCCAACTACGCGCGCCACCCGGTCGAGCTCGTCCGTGGCGAGGGCGCGCGGCTGTGGGACGCCGCCGACGCGGAGTACCTCGACTTCCTCAGCGGCATCTCGGTCTCCAACGTCGGCCACTGCCACCCGCAGGTCGTCGCCGCGATCCAAGAGCAGTCCCAGCGGCTGCTGCACGTCGGCAACCTCTTCTACACCGACCCGATGGTCCGGCTGGCCGAGCGGCTGGCCAAGGGCTCGCTGGGCGGCAAGGTCTTCTTCACCAACTCGGGCGCGGAGGCGGTCGAGGCGGCGCTGAAGCTCGCGCGCAAGAACCGGCGCGGGGGCGAGGTCATCTCGTTCCACGGCGCCTTCCACGGGCGCACCTACGGCGCGCTGAGCGCGACCCCGCAGGAGAGCAAGCAGGCGCCGTTCGCGCCGCTGGTCCCGGGCTTCCGCGCGATCCCGCCGACCGTCGAGGCCATCCGCCACGCGGTGACCGACGACACGGCGGCGGTGGTCATCGAGCCGGTGCAGGGGGAGACGGGCGTGCGCCCGATCCCCGTCGAGGTCCTGCGCGCGGCGCGCGAGGCCTGCGACGTCACCGGCGCCGCGCTCGTCTTCGACGAGATCCAGGCCGGGCTCGGGCGCTGCGGCTCGCTGTGGTGCTGGCAGCAGGTGGGCGTCGAGCCCGACCTCCTGCTGACCGCCAAGGCGCTGGCCGGCGGCCTGCCGATCGGGGCGCTCATCACCGGTCCCGGTCTCGCCGACGTCTTCGAGCCGGGCGACCACGGCTCGACCTTCGCCGGCGGCCCGCTGGTCTGCGCCGCGGCCCACGCCGCGCTCGACGTCCTGGAGGACGAGGCGCTGCACGCCCGCGTCCGTGCCCTGGGCGAGCGGCTGCGCGCTGCGCTGCGCGAGCTGCCCGGCGCCAAGGACGTCCGCGGCCTGGGCCTCATGAACGCGTTCGACCTCGAGGCCGGGGGCGCCCCGGAGCTCGTGCGGCGCGCCGTGGTCGAGCAGCGCCTGCTGCTCAACGCGACGGGTCCCGACACCGTCCGCCTGCTGCCGCCGCTCGTGGTGAGCGAGGAGCAGGTCGACGACGCGGTCGGGCGCCTGCGCGCGCTGCTGGCCTAG
- the argJ gene encoding bifunctional glutamate N-acetyltransferase/amino-acid acetyltransferase ArgJ, whose product MSFFRSRWVEVPEGVRVVEGGGLPQGFRAAGVAAGIKASGDPDVGLLVCDAPAATSAARFTRSGTAAPPVLVTKERARLDALRAVAVNSGNANAATGGRGLDDAARMQGAGAMVAGVKEDQVAVCSTGVIGVPLPSQAVLRGLLDCSRALAPDGDGAFARAIMTTDAFEKRATLEVDLSGGTVRLAAQAKGAGMLQPSHATMLCFVETDAQLHAETADLLLGVCVGRSFDRITVDGQLSTNDTTLLIASGAGGVAVERESEDEVRFGQALDALLRQLAVDLVRDGEGSKRIGRVVVRGGHDAHVERTARAVGNSPLVKTALHGGDPNWGRIVQAVGMALTDTAPLPVDVTIEGVQVCVAGNAVGHDEAGLAEAVARDEVEYVIGLPGDGFEAEVIFSDLGHEYVTINADYTT is encoded by the coding sequence ATGAGCTTCTTCCGCTCGCGCTGGGTCGAGGTGCCCGAGGGCGTGCGCGTCGTCGAGGGCGGCGGCCTGCCCCAGGGCTTCCGCGCCGCCGGCGTGGCCGCAGGCATCAAGGCCAGCGGCGACCCGGATGTCGGCCTGCTGGTCTGCGACGCGCCCGCGGCGACGAGCGCCGCGCGCTTCACCCGCAGCGGCACCGCCGCGCCGCCCGTGCTGGTCACGAAGGAGCGCGCGCGGCTCGACGCGCTGCGGGCCGTCGCCGTGAACTCCGGCAACGCGAACGCCGCGACCGGCGGGCGCGGCCTGGACGACGCCGCGCGGATGCAGGGCGCCGGCGCCATGGTCGCGGGCGTCAAGGAGGACCAGGTCGCGGTCTGCTCGACCGGCGTCATCGGCGTGCCGCTGCCGTCGCAGGCGGTGCTCAGGGGGCTGCTGGACTGCTCGCGCGCGCTGGCGCCCGACGGCGACGGCGCCTTCGCCCGGGCGATCATGACCACCGACGCGTTCGAGAAGCGCGCCACGCTCGAGGTCGACCTGTCGGGCGGGACGGTCCGGCTCGCCGCCCAGGCCAAGGGCGCCGGGATGCTCCAGCCCTCGCACGCCACCATGCTGTGCTTCGTCGAGACCGACGCCCAGCTGCACGCCGAGACCGCCGACCTGCTGCTCGGCGTCTGCGTCGGGCGCTCCTTCGACCGCATCACGGTGGACGGCCAGCTCTCGACGAACGACACGACGCTGCTCATCGCGTCGGGCGCCGGCGGTGTCGCCGTCGAGCGCGAGAGCGAGGACGAGGTGCGCTTCGGCCAGGCGCTGGACGCCCTGCTGCGCCAGCTGGCGGTCGACCTCGTCCGCGACGGCGAGGGCTCCAAGCGCATCGGCCGCGTCGTCGTGCGCGGCGGCCACGACGCCCACGTCGAGCGCACCGCCCGCGCGGTGGGCAACTCACCGCTGGTCAAGACCGCGCTGCACGGCGGCGACCCGAACTGGGGGCGCATCGTGCAGGCCGTCGGCATGGCGCTGACCGACACCGCGCCGCTGCCGGTCGACGTCACGATCGAGGGCGTGCAGGTGTGCGTTGCAGGGAACGCGGTCGGCCACGACGAAGCGGGGCTGGCGGAGGCCGTGGCCCGCGACGAGGTCGAGTACGTCATCGGCCTGCCGGGTGACGGCTTCGAGGCCGAGGTCATCTTCAGCGACCTCGGGCACGAGTACGTGACGATCAACGCCGACTACACGACCTAG
- a CDS encoding argininosuccinate synthase, producing the protein MTEMLQPHEPAASYLARPDEVRRVCLLYSGGLDTSVMLKWIQDQYDAEVVALTIDLGQPGEDYDVVRGKALQLGAVDARVVDAREEFCRDFVVPAIKANAVYGLGYPLFTALGRPLIAKIAVDVARETGCDTIAHGCTGKGNDQVRIDGTVATLAPELKVIAPVRDWKMGRDEEIAYAREHGIPVKGGTEAAPYSIDDNLWGRSSEGKWIEELGHAPEDDVFQLVTRPEEAPDEAEVVTIGFEEGVPVAFNGERLGIVELLERAAEAGIRHGVGIVDHIEDRIVGLKVRDIYEVPAASILLTAHAELERLVGTIHQNRFKRSLEEQWAYLVYAGLWWEPLREDLDAFMESVNRRVTGTIGVKLFKGSARVVTRESPHAVYDAQLATFSESGGLFSQQASPGFIELWTLQSRLAWRLHNAPGPGAE; encoded by the coding sequence ATGACCGAGATGCTCCAGCCGCATGAGCCCGCCGCCTCGTACCTGGCACGGCCCGACGAGGTTCGCCGGGTCTGCCTGCTGTACTCGGGCGGCCTGGACACCAGCGTCATGCTCAAGTGGATCCAGGACCAGTACGACGCCGAGGTCGTCGCGCTGACGATCGACCTGGGCCAGCCGGGCGAGGACTACGACGTCGTCCGCGGCAAGGCGCTGCAGCTCGGCGCGGTCGACGCGCGGGTGGTCGACGCGCGCGAGGAGTTCTGCCGCGACTTCGTCGTCCCGGCGATCAAGGCCAACGCGGTGTACGGCCTGGGCTACCCGCTCTTCACGGCCCTCGGCCGGCCCCTCATCGCGAAGATCGCGGTGGACGTCGCGCGCGAGACCGGGTGCGACACGATCGCCCACGGCTGCACCGGCAAGGGCAACGACCAGGTCCGCATCGACGGCACCGTCGCGACGCTCGCGCCGGAGCTCAAGGTCATCGCCCCGGTGCGCGACTGGAAGATGGGTCGCGACGAGGAGATCGCCTACGCGCGCGAGCACGGCATCCCGGTCAAGGGCGGCACGGAGGCGGCGCCCTACTCCATCGACGACAACCTCTGGGGCCGCTCGAGCGAGGGCAAGTGGATCGAGGAGCTCGGCCACGCGCCGGAGGACGACGTCTTCCAGCTCGTGACGCGCCCGGAGGAGGCGCCCGACGAGGCCGAGGTCGTGACGATCGGCTTCGAGGAGGGCGTCCCGGTCGCGTTCAACGGCGAGCGGCTGGGCATCGTCGAGCTGCTCGAGCGTGCCGCCGAGGCGGGCATCCGCCACGGCGTCGGGATCGTCGACCACATCGAGGACCGGATCGTCGGCCTCAAGGTCCGCGACATCTACGAGGTCCCGGCCGCGTCGATCCTGCTCACCGCGCACGCCGAGCTCGAGCGCCTGGTCGGCACGATCCACCAGAACCGCTTCAAGCGCTCGCTCGAGGAGCAGTGGGCGTACCTGGTCTACGCCGGCCTGTGGTGGGAGCCGCTGCGCGAGGACCTCGACGCGTTCATGGAGTCCGTCAACCGCCGGGTCACGGGCACGATCGGCGTCAAGCTCTTCAAGGGCTCCGCGCGCGTCGTCACGCGCGAGTCGCCCCATGCGGTCTACGACGCGCAGCTCGCCACGTTCTCCGAGTCGGGCGGCCTGTTCTCGCAGCAGGCCTCGCCGGGCTTCATCGAGCTGTGGACGCTGCAGTCGCGCCTGGCCTGGCGGCTGCACAACGCGCCGGGTCCCGGCGCCGAGTAG